In the Pogona vitticeps strain Pit_001003342236 chromosome 2, PviZW2.1, whole genome shotgun sequence genome, gaaccactgatttaaggggAAAGGGGATGCCCCTCCTCCCACCAACCTTCTCCGCCCTCCTTCTCACGGGAAGCCTTGCAGGCTGGACCTCTGCCGGAGCGGCAGcgcctcccttcctctctcccccccaaaccACTTTCTCCAACGGGCATCTCCTCCGACTCCTGGAGCGCCGCGGCAGCCCGAGAGGCAGGCTTCCTTCCCCCTTTGATCTTGGCGGTTCTCGCCCTCGCTTCTTCTCCAAACCAGGTGCACCAGAGtttgaaaaaaatgcagagcCCTGGGCACAAAGATCTGACACTAAAACAGGCTGCTAAGAAGAAGCCCTGGAGACGCGGCCGAGGGTGAGACCCGGGGGCCtcctggctgcaaaaccagatcTCTGGCACTGGGTAGCACCTGTGAACTTTACATCTGGTGGGAGGGGGGTAAGGACTGGGGTGCCCGTTGGCTTTCTCCAGCAAAAGAACCCAAGCAGGAGGGGCGCCTGGCTTCATCCCCTCACAACACACCCAGCCACTTAGAAGGCGGGAAAGCATCCGACCACAGCTCGGCCTAAGTGCTGAGAGTTCCTGCGGCCGAGGAGGGATTTCGCACCCATGTCTCCGGAGTCCTAGTCCCATCACTCTATTCGCTGCACCATTACTCTCTAAAAATTAAGATGCACCCTGGGCTCTTAAAGCGTGCTCTAGCTCGCTTTCTCGTGACCGGCTTCCAGGTTTGTAATCAAGTCAAAGGTTTTGTTGTCAATCGCTTCCATATTTCCGTCGCTGGCGTGGAGAGAGCCCCGGGCCGCGTGTTGGCCACGTCACAGGAAAACCCCTTTAGGGGACACGCCGCTCTTCTTGCCAGTTCGTGAACAGGGATCTCCTCCGGCGAAGTGGTTTTAGCCCCCCTTGTGGGCGGGCGTTTCCTTTAGCTAGCTAAAAACTTACACCTTGCCTTCGCACACAAGCACCACAAAAGAAGCATCCGTCTAAAAATAATAGGAAGCAGGacccaggttggggaaggctggggATTCAGGGGGGAGCCTCAGGACTTTACCTCCGATTTTTTTTGCTCTCCGGATgctggaagagaaaaagacaaaaaggcaaaACTGTCAGCAACGAGGGAGCCGGGTGTGTGCGGGATGCcgagagagaagagagacaagCAACCAGGAAGTGACTTACCCCGCCTGAGAAATGCCTGCAGGAATCCGAACAAGGCGAAGGCAATCAGGAAGCAGCCGATGGCGTCCTCCAAAGAGGGGCCGGAGGAACCTTGGAAAAACGGAAGGGAAGCAGtgatggaggggggaaaggaggggaagaggtATCCCACTCTGACTTCTGTTTGCTCTCCGGCTTTTCTGCTTCCTCACGCTCAACTTTTCCCCTGCTACGAGAGCTGCCCAGCTGCTCATGGCCTTGCAAAGGATATTCATCTGCGGACGAAGCCAGAGGCTGCCTCCGGGGAAGCCTCGCCACCTGGCAGTCAAACCACCTTGCGTGAGCTCAGCCAGGCTCCTCTGCCAAAGCTGAAGAGGGTCCCGTCCAGAGAGCTCGCCGGCAGAAGGCAGGTCTTTGCAAACTAACGGTGCAAGAACAACTCACTGTTAAGAACAAATGAACTGTGCACAGCCCTTGGCAAGCCAATTTATTCCCTTCACTCGGCTGGATGGGAGCTGTGTTATCCTGTCTACCTACACAGGGCTTACCAGCAAACAGCTTTGTCTCACTCGCGCACACGCAGATCCCTCCCCAGGCgtcccccttcttttcctccccccccatacCTGCCACGTGGAGCTTCACCGTCTTCCGCAAGCCACCCTCCGCCAGTCCCGGGTGGGCCACGTGGCAGCTGTAGGAAGCGCCGTGGTCTTGGGGCTGGACGGGCAGGATGCGGGCATGGCTGGTGAAGCTGTAGGTGCCATCGGGGGACTGCCGATGCCCCGACTCCCAGGTCTCCACGAGGGCCTCCGGGGTGCCCCCAGGGCTCTTCCGCCGCCAGTTCACAGAGGTCTTCTGGGGGTAAAAGCCAGAGACCTCGCAGGCCAGCTCCACGGGGGCACCGGGGGGCACCGAGAGAGGGTCTGGGCGGAGGGTGACCGTGGGAGGCTctgtgggggcagagagagagagagaaattagggTAAGATTGGTTAGGGGCAGTTACAGTATCATGCCCAACACCAGGTCCCCACctgcagaaaaatacagtggtgcctcgctagacgatgataatccgttccactgaaatcgctgttaattgaaatcattgtctagcaaaaagcatttccccattggaatgcattgaaacctgttcaatgcgttccaatggggaagaatcggcgttgtctagcgaagatcggccataagaaagctgctttgtgaaccgccgatcagctgtttaaatcgctgtcttgcgaagcttaggtccaggaaacacccgttttgtgagcgcagagggagctgccaaaatcgtcgtctagcgaaaatcggtttgcgaagcagggaccaaacattgtccagcgaaattcccccataggaatcactgttttgcgaatcgctatagcgatcgcaaaaagttaatgtcTAGCGAataaactgtcatgcggggtaactgtctagcaaggcaccactgtacaggctacgaaaagggagagggggaggccACCCCACCCTCCAAGGTGGCCCACCTCCCAGGGAAGGAAAACCTTCTTCTGAAGCCTTAGAGGCAAGCAAGGCAGCGCAAAGTGTCTGGGATGCAGAAATCAACCCCAAAGGGGCCACCAGGGAGAGTTTGCAGGCAAGACCTCCCACCCGCCCGGACTTACCCACCACCTTCAGCTCCATCGCCTGCTGGGCGCGCAGGTGGGGCAGGTAGACGGTGCAGATGTAGGTCCCCTCCTGGCGCGCCGCAACGCCCTGCAGCTGCAGCGAGACGTTGTTGGTCTCCGGGTCGAGGAAGAGCCGGGTCCCTTTCTCGGCCACGGAGACCTTGCGGGCGGCCCCGTCATAGGCCAGCACCACCCGGCCGGCCCCGCCGTGCTGGAGCCGCCACTCCACGGAGAACGGGGAGGCCGGGCCAGAGAAGCCGCAGTCGATGAGCACATCCTGGCCCAGGCGGGCCTGCAGCTGGGGCGTCCGGGAGAAGACCGACAGGACCGCTGGAAAAAGGGGTCGGAGTGGAGAGGGAGGAGTGCGCTGATGCTCTGTGCAGCATATCCCCAGGGACCcggctcccccccctttccctctctccttcacCCCTATTGCCCTTTAGGGGCTCCTCTTGCTAATGGCCGGAATAAACCCAACAATCATCCTGAGCCTTTAAGAGACTGTCTGGGCCGAAGCAGAGCttgaagcagaaggaaaaaaggtaACTTCTGGAGAGCACAATTCCCAGGATCTGCCACGGCGGCAATCACACagtaaatgcaataaaatgcacCTTAAGGAGTAGCCCCCCTCTGAACACAGTGGAAATTAAGAATAAACCCAGGGACATTTTGTGATATGAAGAATAATATTCAATAACCCGTGAGGGGGAAGACACTTCAGTCTTCCAGGAGGTTCTCTTTAGACTTTAGGGCGCTGAATCTTCAAACAAAAAGAACTACAGGGAGAGAATTCCAAAAGGGAGATGATGGAACAGAAATACATCCAGTTATTCAGTTATGTCGGTCTTGGCTTAAACAAAGACAGGGGCTTTTTCTCTCACCAGCTATATTTAGCTCATCCATATACTGTAGGTCTGCATTACTACTCTGTTGTTTTATGGTTTGTGACACCTGTCTACTCAGTTTTCTGCACATGTACATTTTGCATTAATCCCTTTCAAGGACCACTGGTGGGATCTTGATCCCTCACACCTGAGGATTGTATATGAGCCCTCGATGACCACAGAGTAACCATCATCATGCCAGACCTTTGGCATTTCCATGATACTTCATACTTTCAGGATCGCTGCACAGATAAGAGATCTGGCCACTGAAGCATCTTGAAAAAGTTGGCTGGTGGTGAACAGCTGGTGACAAATACAGCTGGTTCCTCTTTAAAGCCACACCTTAGCAGGGCTGCCGCCCCTGAAAAATCCATGCCTGAGTCTCTTAAGTCCTATGATGACATTCACAGGACCGCTGCTAAGATACGTTGCATCAACACTTCCCACATAGTCCAGAAACTAGATGTTTCTAAATTGGGACTAACATGATCCTTACTAAACTAAGTACAGTGCTAAGAGGGggggaatatttatttaatttgttatcccttagaaatttaaaaatatagaagcaAAGCCCTTGGATAAGAGGTGGTGGAATCTCGGTAGAGCTAGAAGGgtcaaaggtcatctagtccacctcccttccatttctgcaggaagccaccagtttttttttttacaaaaagatttttaaaagaataataaattttaaaaaatccaaaatgtgtGCTGCTCCAGATCTTGCTCCCCATTTTCACTCCTTTGCCCCATTCACCTTTTTCTGCCCCATGGGAAGCAGGGACGGGGGGGAGTGTCCAAGGCAAAGCTGCCGCCGTCCTCGGATACCTGTTGTCGTGGTGATCCTGCTCCCGGCAACCGCCTCCTGTTTCCAAGGCAGCGCCTCTTCCTCGTTCAGGATGCTGCTGAACCCGTAGCCGGCCTCTGGGTTCTGGACGGTGGCGATGAACCACTTGCCCTGCCCCATAGACCGGGGGCAGCCCTTTCCCTGCTCCAGCCCGGCCGCCCACTGGACGTGGGCCTCGTGTGGGATGTAGGCGTTGATCTCGCAGGAGACAGCCTCTGTGTCGCTCGGATCGGATCCCAGCCAGAAGGGTCGGGGGCTGCTATGGTCACTGCCGCCCCACAGAGTCCCCGAAGGgtctggagggggggagggaaaatggGGACCGGGGGGCCAAGAGTACAGGTCAGTACAGGGAGAAAGAGGTGATGCTCTACAGAGTCACAGGAGAGGAACTTTCTAGAAACAGCTGGAACAGGAAACTAAAAATTAGGATTGGGGTCGGCATTTCCACCACCATCAGGAGAAGAAAAAATTTAGAAACCATTATGGACAATACTTTAACAGTATTAAGCAAACCGCCTGCGTTTCTCTTTCGCTCTTCAGATTTTAAGAGGGAAAAATaagctagacaatgatttcgctaaacagcgatttcagtggaatggattatcatcgtctagcgaggcaccactgtaattttatgaAAGGGGGAAGGAATCATTTTTAATGAACACAttgatgaagaaaacaaaaccaatttttaaaaaagagtctaTCACTGTGAAAAACGCCACATCTTTTGCTGGCCCTGTCAAAAGAGGCCTATAAAGCCCACATTGGTTCCTTTTGATCTGCTTTTACACAATTTTTCCACAATTTAGTGGCACCCTTGGCTTGGAAGAAAACCCACCGGCTCATAAAAGGACTCTATGCACTTTGTGAAATGATGTTAACTTTGAGAAGTGGAAAACTTTTGGCCACTGTAACAGTAACAAGATTGGCAAATGGGTATTTCGGTCCCATTGTGGGAAAGGCTTCAGAAGGGTGTCCTcagaaaagcccctccccccctttcttccaaaagcaaagctgattttttaaaaaataaagttgaaaagactttttaaaaaggatctgaAGCTCAGAAGCCGGGGCCTGTTCCATCCTCAGCTCAGAGGTAGAGAATGTTTCGTTACCCGGACGGCTAGAGAAAC is a window encoding:
- the TAPBP gene encoding tapasin isoform X2 encodes the protein MFVAAAARGPPLRGRRGPLACLALLFLGGAMAMASASSPSGAAARVDCWFVEEATGRGGGSVMPGALSQRRALLLLPPPGRRLDQAALESELPPEVEPGLAFQMLDPSGTLWGGSDHSSPRPFWLGSDPSDTEAVSCEINAYIPHEAHVQWAAGLEQGKGCPRSMGQGKWFIATVQNPEAGYGFSSILNEEEALPWKQEAVAGSRITTTTAVLSVFSRTPQLQARLGQDVLIDCGFSGPASPFSVEWRLQHGGAGRVVLAYDGAARKVSVAEKGTRLFLDPETNNVSLQLQGVAARQEGTYICTVYLPHLRAQQAMELKVVEPPTVTLRPDPLSVPPGAPVELACEVSGFYPQKTSVNWRRKSPGGTPEALVETWESGHRQSPDGTYSFTSHARILPVQPQDHGASYSCHVAHPGLAEGGLRKTVKLHVAGSSGPSLEDAIGCFLIAFALFGFLQAFLRRASGEQKKSEKLE
- the TAPBP gene encoding tapasin isoform X1, coding for MFVAAAARGPPLRGRRGPLACLALLFLGGAAAMAMASASSPSGAAARVDCWFVEEATGRGGGSVMPGALSQRRALLLLPPPGRRLDQAALESELPPEVEPGLAFQMLDPSGTLWGGSDHSSPRPFWLGSDPSDTEAVSCEINAYIPHEAHVQWAAGLEQGKGCPRSMGQGKWFIATVQNPEAGYGFSSILNEEEALPWKQEAVAGSRITTTTAVLSVFSRTPQLQARLGQDVLIDCGFSGPASPFSVEWRLQHGGAGRVVLAYDGAARKVSVAEKGTRLFLDPETNNVSLQLQGVAARQEGTYICTVYLPHLRAQQAMELKVVEPPTVTLRPDPLSVPPGAPVELACEVSGFYPQKTSVNWRRKSPGGTPEALVETWESGHRQSPDGTYSFTSHARILPVQPQDHGASYSCHVAHPGLAEGGLRKTVKLHVAGSSGPSLEDAIGCFLIAFALFGFLQAFLRRASGEQKKSEKLE